In Gemmatimonadaceae bacterium, one DNA window encodes the following:
- a CDS encoding WHG domain-containing protein: MAPKDSQKKPYHWGEQLRGDLVAEALRQVEPLGIAGLSAREVARGVGVSHAAPAHYFPDRLALAAAVAAAGFEQMYESIEAAVRARRKPSEKLLAACLANVEFALESRGLYRTMYAPELAERLNNLPRSRKGVDDFTTLSQLKAKGFGVFVDIVRDGQAEGVFRAGKADDLARAATAAAHGLARQFIDEGLGARIDRMAHARQVMGIVLDGLEAR; this comes from the coding sequence ATGGCACCGAAAGATTCTCAGAAGAAGCCGTACCACTGGGGCGAACAGCTTCGCGGTGACCTCGTCGCCGAGGCGCTGCGGCAGGTAGAACCACTTGGCATCGCCGGTCTGTCGGCGCGGGAGGTCGCGCGGGGGGTGGGGGTGAGTCATGCCGCGCCGGCTCACTATTTCCCCGACCGGCTGGCGTTAGCCGCTGCCGTCGCCGCGGCCGGGTTCGAGCAGATGTACGAGAGCATCGAGGCGGCTGTACGCGCCCGGCGAAAGCCCTCCGAGAAGTTGCTTGCAGCCTGTCTGGCAAACGTCGAGTTTGCGCTCGAGAGCCGCGGTCTTTACCGCACCATGTACGCTCCCGAGCTGGCCGAGCGGCTGAATAATCTTCCGCGATCCCGGAAGGGCGTGGACGACTTCACCACCCTGTCTCAACTCAAGGCGAAGGGGTTTGGCGTTTTCGTCGACATCGTCCGGGATGGCCAGGCCGAAGGTGTATTCCGCGCCGGGAAGGCTGACGATCTTGCAAGAGCCGCGACAGCGGCGGCGCACGGACTCGCCAGGCAGTTCATCGACGAGGGACTCGGCGCGCGAATCGATCGGATGGCGCACGCGCGCCAGGTAATGGGGATTGTGCTGGACGGACTCGAGGCACGTTGA
- a CDS encoding type II toxin-antitoxin system PemK/MazF family toxin: MSGRQRQRPSRGEVWQVGLDPLKGREQSGSRPAMIISVDKFNHGPAELAIVIPITKRHKNITSHVFVPKGEAGLDVDSYIKVEDIRSVSIERLIKYRGDLTYPRIDQVQYILRVLLGL, from the coding sequence GTGAGTGGCCGCCAACGCCAGCGTCCGTCACGGGGAGAAGTCTGGCAGGTTGGGCTCGACCCTTTAAAAGGCCGGGAGCAATCGGGGTCGCGGCCTGCGATGATCATCTCGGTAGACAAGTTCAATCACGGTCCAGCCGAACTTGCCATCGTGATCCCCATCACTAAGCGTCATAAGAATATCACGTCGCATGTGTTTGTCCCCAAAGGCGAAGCAGGGCTCGATGTGGACAGCTACATCAAGGTCGAGGATATTCGTTCCGTTTCAATCGAAAGGCTTATCAAGTACAGGGGCGATCTGACCTACCCGAGGATTGACCAGGTACAGTACATCCTGCGAGTGCTTCTCGGCCTGTAG
- a CDS encoding DNA methyltransferase gives MRKTDRPLELPLDEPLSHLATIRLAARDERRVSGLTHSFYRYPARFSPQFASAAITAFSKPGDIVLDPFMGGGTSIVEACRLGRIAVGSDINALAVFICRVKTTPLKASQIFALQCWADEVVPQLRYADSLAGQSTSKDHETRNLHLPNARPIRKLTALALDTLPQLPDGPTRRFGRCALLRAGQWALNGRKLPVASEAFRLKLQFFVHEMLQGLVEYQSCLPPGSRRPRLSVCSADRIATEFPFQDGRKADMVVTSPPYPGIHILYHRWQVDGRKETNAPYWISATRDGEGSSYYNMGDRRNRNSDDYFENLSKGLLSIRAAVRDGGVFAQMVAFARPRYALPRYLEAMRHAGFMEFPRLRRRMWRSVPSRAWHASVKGQTASAREVVLLHTAV, from the coding sequence GTGAGAAAAACCGACCGACCTCTCGAATTGCCGCTGGATGAACCATTGAGCCACCTGGCCACCATAAGGCTCGCCGCAAGGGACGAGCGTCGGGTCTCGGGCCTCACGCACTCATTTTACCGATATCCAGCTCGGTTTTCGCCTCAGTTTGCAAGTGCCGCGATAACAGCTTTCTCAAAACCAGGCGACATTGTCCTCGATCCGTTTATGGGCGGTGGTACCTCAATTGTTGAGGCTTGCCGCCTTGGACGGATTGCTGTCGGTAGCGATATCAACGCTCTCGCTGTGTTCATTTGCCGAGTAAAAACAACGCCCCTCAAGGCTTCGCAAATTTTTGCATTACAGTGTTGGGCCGACGAAGTAGTGCCACAGCTCCGATACGCCGATAGTCTCGCGGGTCAATCGACGAGCAAGGATCATGAGACACGCAACCTGCACCTGCCGAACGCCCGGCCAATAAGGAAGCTCACTGCGCTCGCATTGGACACGCTCCCTCAACTCCCTGATGGGCCCACCCGACGATTTGGGCGTTGCGCACTTTTACGGGCAGGCCAATGGGCGCTTAACGGAAGGAAGCTGCCGGTTGCCAGCGAGGCATTCCGTCTCAAACTGCAATTCTTCGTTCATGAGATGCTACAAGGTCTTGTTGAATACCAGTCCTGCCTTCCCCCCGGATCCAGAAGACCGAGACTCTCAGTCTGTTCAGCCGATCGAATCGCGACCGAGTTCCCCTTCCAAGATGGTCGGAAAGCCGACATGGTAGTTACAAGTCCGCCATACCCCGGCATCCATATCCTTTACCATCGCTGGCAAGTGGATGGTCGCAAAGAAACCAACGCCCCATATTGGATTTCCGCGACGCGAGATGGGGAAGGCTCGTCGTACTACAACATGGGAGACCGGCGTAACAGAAACTCCGATGATTACTTCGAGAATCTCAGCAAGGGACTACTGTCGATTCGTGCTGCTGTTCGCGACGGCGGCGTCTTCGCTCAGATGGTTGCCTTCGCTCGGCCACGATATGCCTTGCCTCGTTACCTGGAAGCCATGCGGCACGCGGGTTTTATGGAATTCCCACGCTTGCGCCGCCGTATGTGGCGTTCCGTTCCCAGCCGCGCCTGGCACGCATCCGTCAAAGGGCAGACGGCGTCCGCACGGGAGGTTGTCCTTTTACACACCGCTGTCTAA
- a CDS encoding exodeoxyribonuclease V subunit gamma has protein sequence MLEPASDLIPSHPVPGLTLSGVRDTDAATEWLIRELGILPLGAFDHPVVLAHHPALRRALTLGIARATGCAASIRFVSPTGWVDEIAELAGADGEWRPSVMAWRLTEGLTASSENLPHSVRHIVDGGDTLALLDFANAVAMRFRAYVLHRPDLLLRWEASDIPAADASEGERWQHTLWRSLVAGSSSQSPAQIIAEVRAGRFRCPENVTPVILAVADPTVPPTVFEVLRAISKERALHWCVVAFGGTSERAIISPRLRSATSRLEPLGLAPMAERDGAQTTLLGRIQRLLDEGDRNPEQKFTLDDTLTLHACHSPLREIETLRERLISAMESDGQLRPHDATLYVTSLERYLPAIDAVFGLDEPGIPRLPYEVAGRPFRDRSPVVFAVLRILEASEGRATLEEISSLLRLTPIADAAGFSELETATVLSLAQQAGIVWGIDGADRKERFELAPIESGTWRHGIDRLVLGIAMGCTDSPVGDVLPVSGESAGNADIIGRIAGWTEELFRLFTDLRTPRPAGEWNEVLERAITTFVQASGSEDYEALRTLRKAMDDLLGGIANVSKDTPVAMPAIRTLLEQAFEDMAGEVGHLRGGIRVCRLEPGAIIPAKVVLIAGADDALHPGGGGNPSWDLLSASPQDGDPDRRADMLDAFRQAIGSARSRAHIAWTGFTTLRHEPRAASIAVSELRDIAQRILPDEAHKSLVRNEPAHPFSASHFLTSPSSGRIQSAAQGWGNAARLIQTRGAEHQPFADESLDPPELHSRVISLEALSSCVKDPSLFFCRRILNLEMHDNDEVEECEPQAVNPPTTEKGVSNDLRTISWRLEAAQRRGDIRDRDQIAEWLQHQPEMPYGEEGRVLAGAVAEAWWPRLDELRGITWLPPRPLELKVGEFTIVGRLDRLTADARVIECLYKIRAHSALPNWVPHLVMNVMADRGEGLPRETSMLGETPWKIATVDDAEAELVKLCTFYEQACIAPQPLFRRSGCAWLEALGGRPAAEVDSGTSEKAWAKAREAWEPRAVVPGIKTYKMESEQPSSVLCWPNCDLLDPDFAVSFARSTEQVLLPFMRACIGDDA, from the coding sequence ATGCTCGAACCAGCTTCGGATTTGATCCCTTCACATCCTGTCCCCGGCCTGACCCTCAGCGGCGTCCGGGATACCGATGCCGCGACGGAATGGCTTATCCGAGAGCTGGGAATTCTCCCGCTCGGAGCATTTGACCACCCTGTAGTCCTGGCCCATCACCCGGCACTCCGCCGCGCACTCACGCTCGGCATAGCACGCGCGACCGGCTGCGCTGCTTCGATTCGCTTCGTATCTCCTACCGGTTGGGTGGACGAAATTGCCGAACTCGCAGGTGCCGACGGGGAATGGCGTCCGTCTGTAATGGCATGGAGGCTGACGGAGGGACTAACTGCGAGCTCGGAGAATCTCCCGCACTCGGTACGGCACATCGTCGATGGAGGAGACACGCTTGCGCTACTCGACTTCGCGAACGCCGTCGCGATGCGGTTTCGGGCGTACGTCCTGCATCGGCCGGATTTGTTGTTGCGATGGGAGGCGTCGGATATTCCGGCCGCTGACGCAAGCGAGGGCGAACGATGGCAGCATACACTCTGGCGCTCACTCGTCGCAGGCTCCTCATCGCAATCACCGGCTCAGATCATCGCCGAGGTGCGAGCTGGACGATTCCGCTGCCCGGAGAATGTTACTCCGGTAATTCTTGCCGTCGCGGATCCAACTGTGCCGCCGACGGTGTTCGAGGTGTTGCGCGCGATCAGCAAAGAGCGCGCACTGCACTGGTGCGTCGTCGCGTTTGGTGGCACGTCGGAGCGCGCGATCATCTCGCCACGACTACGTTCGGCCACGTCGAGACTGGAACCACTCGGTCTCGCTCCAATGGCTGAACGCGACGGTGCGCAAACAACGCTGCTCGGCCGAATCCAACGCCTCCTCGACGAAGGCGACCGGAATCCCGAGCAAAAATTCACCCTGGACGACACGCTCACTCTCCACGCCTGCCACTCGCCGCTGCGGGAGATCGAAACGCTACGTGAGCGACTCATTTCCGCGATGGAATCGGATGGGCAGCTGCGGCCTCATGATGCCACGCTCTACGTCACTTCCCTCGAACGGTACCTGCCGGCCATCGATGCAGTCTTCGGCCTGGATGAACCGGGCATACCGCGACTGCCTTACGAAGTCGCGGGCCGTCCGTTCCGCGATCGCTCGCCCGTTGTATTCGCGGTCCTGAGGATTCTCGAAGCAAGTGAAGGCCGGGCAACGCTGGAGGAGATCAGCTCACTGCTCCGCCTCACACCGATTGCGGATGCAGCTGGCTTCAGCGAGCTCGAGACGGCAACGGTTCTTTCTCTCGCACAGCAGGCGGGGATCGTCTGGGGAATCGACGGTGCCGATCGCAAAGAGCGGTTCGAATTGGCGCCGATAGAATCGGGCACATGGCGCCACGGCATCGACCGCCTCGTACTCGGCATTGCAATGGGTTGCACGGACTCTCCCGTCGGAGACGTCCTTCCCGTTTCCGGCGAATCGGCAGGGAATGCGGACATTATCGGGCGCATTGCGGGCTGGACGGAGGAACTCTTTCGGCTCTTTACCGATTTGCGTACGCCGCGACCTGCCGGAGAATGGAATGAAGTTCTGGAACGCGCGATCACGACGTTCGTACAGGCCAGCGGGTCGGAGGACTACGAGGCGTTGCGCACACTTCGGAAAGCGATGGACGATCTGCTGGGCGGAATCGCGAACGTGTCGAAAGACACTCCGGTCGCCATGCCCGCCATCCGCACGCTGCTCGAACAGGCATTCGAGGACATGGCCGGGGAAGTCGGCCATCTGCGCGGTGGAATTCGTGTCTGCCGGCTGGAGCCGGGTGCGATTATTCCGGCCAAGGTGGTCCTGATCGCCGGCGCCGACGATGCACTGCACCCGGGCGGAGGAGGGAATCCTTCATGGGATCTTCTTTCCGCATCGCCTCAGGACGGCGATCCAGATCGCCGGGCAGACATGCTCGACGCGTTCCGTCAGGCGATCGGCAGCGCGCGGTCGCGCGCGCACATTGCCTGGACGGGATTCACGACGCTCCGTCACGAGCCGCGCGCGGCATCGATCGCGGTTTCAGAGTTGCGTGACATCGCCCAGCGCATCCTCCCTGACGAAGCCCACAAATCCCTCGTGCGCAACGAGCCGGCACATCCGTTCTCGGCGAGCCATTTTCTGACATCGCCATCATCAGGGAGAATTCAAAGCGCTGCGCAAGGATGGGGAAACGCGGCACGCCTCATCCAGACTCGCGGCGCGGAACATCAGCCATTCGCCGACGAATCGCTCGACCCACCGGAATTACACTCACGAGTCATCTCCCTCGAGGCACTCTCCTCCTGCGTGAAAGACCCGTCCCTCTTCTTCTGCCGTCGCATCCTCAATCTCGAGATGCACGACAACGACGAGGTCGAGGAATGCGAGCCGCAGGCCGTCAATCCACCGACCACAGAAAAGGGCGTCAGCAACGATTTGCGCACCATATCGTGGCGACTCGAAGCGGCTCAGCGCCGGGGTGACATCCGAGATCGTGACCAGATTGCGGAGTGGCTTCAGCACCAGCCGGAGATGCCATACGGTGAGGAAGGCCGCGTACTCGCAGGAGCCGTGGCAGAAGCCTGGTGGCCCCGGCTCGACGAGCTCCGGGGAATAACGTGGCTTCCGCCGCGGCCGCTTGAGCTCAAAGTAGGGGAGTTCACGATTGTGGGCCGGCTCGACCGCCTGACCGCCGACGCCCGCGTCATCGAATGTCTGTACAAAATCCGCGCACACTCGGCGCTGCCGAACTGGGTTCCTCATCTGGTGATGAACGTGATGGCGGATCGCGGAGAGGGATTGCCGCGCGAGACGTCGATGCTCGGTGAAACTCCATGGAAGATTGCGACTGTCGATGATGCAGAGGCGGAGCTTGTCAAACTTTGCACGTTCTACGAGCAGGCGTGCATCGCGCCGCAGCCGCTGTTTCGCAGGTCCGGATGCGCGTGGCTCGAGGCACTTGGCGGGCGCCCGGCGGCTGAGGTCGATTCTGGCACTTCGGAAAAGGCGTGGGCCAAAGCGCGCGAGGCCTGGGAGCCAAGGGCCGTTGTGCCCGGAATCAAGACTTATAAGATGGAAAGCGAGCAGCCGTCATCTGTGCTCTGCTGGCCGAACTGCGATCTCCTGGATCCCGACTTTGCGGTGTCGTTCGCACGTTCCACGGAGCAAGTGCTGCTCCCCTTCATGCGCGCCTGCATCGGAGATGACGCATGA
- a CDS encoding UvrD-helicase domain-containing protein gives MSVPETFIPGDGPNLVEASAGTGKTTWMVRTAVRLLLQDQGMPAVNKVERLLAVTFTRAATAELKERIRAELHNVKRVRDGEPVGEQCDWMKPMLDAGGTAMLVRLESALASLDRLAVTTIHGFCKGALEEFALECGVPVGLKFIEHDRLYRDEALADEWRALTWEMGPVSQFVMSERMCGESSRRSQWSPFELEKAARVVRQGIGAARPDRIVREAELASVQETLHGVLEHWDEGRLRDFHDKVKWNKAGFTLEQMNALCVAMSALGAGKKALVSDIARWARSSVDAVASKSSKVNKDLIPNEKFLDACEVVKAAYDRAASLIWQDAVLSVAERMERAMERDRVAGFDEMIGYLQRAVTDEQNGKRLREVLEGRYDAVLIDEFQDTDWAQWTIFSGTFGIKPLVLVGDPKQSIYGFRGADITAYRAAHAGAMERGKDRVFSLDTNYRSDQQLVAATEILFSQASEPFAVDRSVLNFEPVRAARDEPSLVDDARRPMVLVDLGKDRAPDQERKVTRFIAREVARLLRDPSVKYRDPKTRKLRRLKPSDIAILVSANRQAVPLLEELHSYGVAAVSGATGDIAESAMWQDVLLVIGAIEDPANPRVVRRALSTSIGGWSASRLHALESDGDEWRRLVERLAEARRDWMSFGVLAALMRLTNDWDARKTLAAYPDGERRLTDFRHVVTLLQEAEREGHRNPTMLISWANRFAAESDRDAEYRQQHLESDADAVTVSTVHVAKGLEWPVVFCAYLWKAPFKRELTPHIARFPDGTRRIVFEDAVPGEIEGDTPIAEHLRLAYVALTRARSRTYVVWAESHREGSGAIHHLLQGVSNGTGSPPAVLAARHPELITWIAEGEASSFTVPNDNGDAGISNGDLVARKVTVGSGQTRSWTVSSYSRFTRGLKLSVDATEVGPVDEAEAAVAAEAAVAAEAAEAAVDGAAPRADQLPGGAHTGNALHELFERFIFPDIANPVAVNDAIDDVLDRYALPRLGADASQRDGAMDLVRRMMTAALATPIPGASKALATVPNGQTLREWRFHLSMENVSPAQFASVFAKHGEKWLAELYAPTLARATRSEIDGFLTGIVDLLAVVDGRWWIVDWKSNTLGTSAKSYGADACRQVMVKEHYVLQYHIYIVALHRFLRSRIGSAYDYDRDFGGVGYAFLRGLAMGAPSWFVDRPSLALVEALDACIGGYPR, from the coding sequence ATGAGCGTTCCAGAGACTTTCATTCCTGGAGACGGGCCGAATCTCGTCGAGGCATCCGCTGGTACCGGCAAGACGACATGGATGGTGCGCACCGCAGTGCGTCTCCTGTTGCAGGATCAGGGCATGCCCGCAGTGAACAAGGTCGAGCGACTCCTCGCGGTCACGTTCACGCGAGCCGCGACCGCCGAGCTGAAGGAGCGCATCCGCGCGGAGCTTCACAACGTGAAGCGGGTGAGAGATGGCGAGCCCGTAGGGGAACAATGTGACTGGATGAAGCCGATGCTCGACGCTGGCGGTACGGCGATGCTGGTTCGGCTCGAAAGCGCGCTCGCATCGCTGGATCGCCTCGCGGTCACAACGATTCACGGTTTCTGCAAGGGCGCGCTGGAGGAGTTCGCACTCGAGTGCGGCGTTCCGGTGGGCTTGAAGTTTATCGAGCACGATCGCTTATATCGTGACGAGGCACTGGCTGATGAATGGCGGGCGCTCACCTGGGAGATGGGTCCTGTGAGTCAGTTCGTCATGAGCGAACGGATGTGCGGGGAATCCTCCAGGCGCTCGCAATGGTCGCCCTTCGAACTCGAGAAAGCAGCGCGGGTTGTGCGCCAGGGAATCGGGGCGGCGCGGCCGGATCGTATCGTTCGTGAGGCCGAGCTTGCTTCCGTGCAGGAGACGCTGCACGGAGTCCTCGAGCATTGGGATGAGGGCCGGTTGCGCGATTTCCATGATAAGGTCAAATGGAATAAGGCCGGTTTCACCCTCGAGCAAATGAATGCTCTATGTGTCGCGATGAGTGCCCTGGGCGCTGGCAAGAAAGCCCTCGTCAGCGATATCGCGCGGTGGGCGAGATCGAGTGTCGATGCGGTTGCCAGCAAATCGAGCAAGGTCAACAAGGATCTGATTCCGAACGAGAAATTTCTCGACGCCTGCGAGGTGGTAAAGGCGGCGTATGACCGCGCAGCCTCACTGATCTGGCAGGATGCCGTGCTCTCTGTCGCCGAGCGAATGGAACGGGCGATGGAGCGCGATCGTGTTGCGGGCTTCGACGAGATGATCGGCTACCTCCAGCGCGCTGTCACCGACGAGCAGAATGGCAAGCGTCTGCGCGAAGTCCTCGAGGGCCGCTACGATGCAGTCCTCATCGACGAGTTTCAGGATACTGACTGGGCACAGTGGACGATCTTCTCGGGTACTTTCGGCATCAAGCCACTCGTGCTCGTCGGAGACCCGAAGCAGTCGATTTATGGATTCCGTGGCGCTGACATCACTGCATATCGCGCGGCGCATGCTGGGGCGATGGAGCGCGGAAAAGATCGCGTATTCTCGCTCGATACGAATTACCGGTCGGACCAGCAACTCGTCGCGGCAACCGAGATCCTGTTCTCACAGGCGAGCGAGCCGTTTGCGGTTGACCGGAGCGTCTTGAACTTCGAGCCCGTAAGAGCTGCGCGCGACGAGCCGTCACTGGTTGACGATGCGCGACGCCCGATGGTGCTCGTGGACCTCGGGAAGGATCGTGCGCCGGATCAGGAAAGGAAGGTGACGCGTTTCATTGCTCGGGAAGTCGCCCGGTTGTTGCGTGATCCTTCCGTCAAATACCGTGATCCGAAGACTCGCAAACTGCGCCGGCTCAAGCCGTCGGATATCGCGATCCTCGTTTCAGCGAATCGTCAAGCTGTTCCGCTTCTCGAGGAGCTTCATTCATATGGAGTGGCTGCTGTGTCGGGCGCCACGGGTGATATCGCCGAGTCGGCGATGTGGCAGGATGTATTGCTGGTTATCGGCGCGATAGAGGATCCGGCCAATCCGCGAGTGGTCCGTCGCGCGCTGTCGACGTCGATCGGGGGGTGGTCGGCGAGCCGGCTCCACGCGCTAGAGTCGGATGGCGATGAATGGAGACGACTGGTGGAGCGGCTCGCCGAGGCGCGTCGTGACTGGATGTCATTCGGGGTGCTTGCCGCGCTGATGCGTCTCACTAACGACTGGGATGCCCGCAAGACGCTCGCGGCGTATCCGGATGGTGAGAGGCGTCTCACTGATTTCCGGCACGTCGTTACGCTGCTTCAGGAGGCGGAGCGGGAGGGGCATCGGAATCCGACGATGCTGATTTCGTGGGCTAACAGGTTCGCTGCCGAGAGCGATCGCGACGCGGAATATCGCCAGCAGCACCTCGAGTCGGATGCGGACGCCGTGACCGTCAGCACTGTTCACGTTGCGAAAGGGCTCGAGTGGCCGGTGGTGTTCTGCGCCTACCTTTGGAAAGCGCCATTCAAGCGAGAGCTGACTCCTCACATAGCGCGGTTTCCTGACGGTACGCGCCGGATTGTGTTCGAAGACGCAGTTCCCGGAGAGATCGAGGGCGATACACCGATCGCTGAGCACCTGCGGTTGGCATATGTTGCGCTTACGCGGGCGCGGAGCCGTACCTACGTCGTCTGGGCAGAGAGCCATCGCGAAGGCAGCGGTGCCATCCACCATCTTTTGCAGGGTGTCAGCAACGGTACTGGCTCACCTCCAGCTGTGCTCGCTGCCAGGCATCCTGAGCTGATTACGTGGATTGCAGAGGGCGAAGCGTCGAGTTTCACTGTCCCCAATGACAACGGAGATGCTGGCATCTCGAACGGAGATCTGGTTGCACGCAAAGTGACAGTCGGATCCGGGCAGACACGCAGCTGGACGGTGTCGTCGTACTCCCGGTTTACCAGAGGCCTCAAGCTTTCCGTCGATGCCACGGAAGTGGGGCCAGTGGATGAAGCGGAGGCAGCGGTTGCAGCGGAGGCTGCCGTGGCAGCGGAGGCAGCGGAGGCAGCGGTGGACGGCGCTGCTCCGCGTGCCGATCAACTGCCGGGTGGAGCGCACACGGGTAACGCGCTTCATGAGCTATTTGAGCGGTTCATCTTCCCCGATATCGCCAATCCAGTCGCCGTCAACGACGCGATCGACGATGTACTCGATCGTTATGCACTGCCACGTTTGGGAGCCGATGCATCGCAGCGAGACGGTGCGATGGATCTGGTGCGACGAATGATGACTGCCGCGCTTGCTACGCCGATACCCGGTGCCTCGAAGGCACTCGCAACCGTACCCAACGGGCAAACACTGCGCGAATGGCGGTTTCATCTCTCGATGGAGAACGTCTCCCCGGCGCAGTTCGCGAGCGTGTTCGCGAAGCATGGAGAAAAATGGCTCGCCGAGTTGTACGCGCCGACGCTCGCGCGCGCAACGCGTTCGGAGATCGACGGGTTCCTGACAGGTATAGTCGATCTCCTTGCTGTAGTTGACGGCCGATGGTGGATCGTCGACTGGAAGTCGAACACGCTTGGCACGAGTGCCAAGTCGTATGGTGCGGACGCGTGCAGGCAGGTGATGGTCAAGGAGCACTACGTCCTGCAGTACCACATCTATATAGTTGCACTTCACCGATTCCTGCGTTCGCGGATCGGGAGCGCCTATGACTACGATCGCGACTTCGGCGGTGTGGGGTACGCATTCCTGCGAGGTCTCGCTATGGGCGCGCCGTCGTGGTTTGTGGACCGGCCGTCGCTCGCGCTCGTCGAGGCGCTCGATGCGTGCATCGGAGGTTACCCGCGATGA